ACGCAATCATGTAGACAATTTTTTGAACTACGGCGCAGCTATTATTGTGCTTGGCGAGGGCGAGGAAACGATGTTAGCATTGGCTCAAAATTATACATCGTTGAACAATAACAATATCCTGAATGAAATAAAAAGCATTGCTTTTAAAAACAAGCACGAAAAAATAATACATACAGAAGCGCGTAGTTTATTGAAGAATATTGATGAGCTATCTTTTCCCAACCGAAAAAAAATAAACCTACAATTATATTTTGATGCCTGGAAAAACAAACATGGGCAAAGTGCAATTTCTGTTTCCACCATGCGGGGCTGCCCCTACACCTGCAAATGGTGCAGTCGCGCGGTATACGGTCAAAGCTACCGCAGACGCAGCGCCAAGCTGGTAGCGGATGAAATAGAACACATTCAAAAAAATTATGAAGTGGATACACTTTGGTTTGTAGACGATGTATTTACTGTGAGTCATAAATGGCTGAAAGAGTTTCGGGATGAAATTGTAACACGAAAGATTAATCTTGCCTACGAATGCATTACACGCGCAGATCGCTTAAATGAGGAAAGCATGCGCCTGCTTAAAGAGAGTGGTTGTTTCCGGGTGTGGATTGGAGCCGAAAGCGGTTCTCAAAAAATTATTGATGCCATGGACAGGCGTGTAAGTGTGGAGCAGGTGAGAGAAATGATTCAGCTTTCGAAAAAACACAAGATACAATCCGGTACATTTATCATGTTGGGTTACCCGGGCGAAACAGAGGCAGACATTGAAGAAACCATTCATCACCTAAAAGTTTCGGACCCTGATTTTTATACCATAACAATTGCTTATCCTATAAAAGGAACACCGCTTTATTCAGATGTAGAGGCTAAGTTTGTGGAGCAACTCGATTGGCAGAGCAGCACTGATAGAGACATTGATTTTAAACGAACTTATCGGCGAGCGTATTATGATTTTGCCTTACGCAGATTGTATAATGAAGTAGCTTTTCATAAAGAAAAAGCAAACAAAGCTTATACTACCAAATTGCTTATGCACAAAGCAAAATCTTTAATTGCAAAAGGCGGAATGCTGTGGCATAGAACTCTGAGCTAAATTATTAATTAATTTTTTGACTCCCTATTTTTTATTTTCTTTGTACACAACAACCCCATTTTGACCTACACCAAACGACATATTATAGCCGAAGAAACCCTTGTTGAATTGTTGAAACAACAAAACACTAAGGCGTTTGGAATATTGTATGACAATTATTCTGCTGCATTGTATGGCATAATTTTACGCATTGTTACCACTCAAGAAATTGCAGAAGATGTTTTACAAGAAGCGTTTTTAAAAATCTGGAAAAACTTTTCTCAGTACGATTCCGGTAAAGGCAAACTATTTACCTGGATGGTAAATCTGACACGTAATTTGGCTATTGACAAAGTTCGGTCAAAAGATTTTTCCAACAACACAAAAAACCAAGCCATTGATCCTATCGTAAGTTTTGTTGATTTCAAATCCAATACCAGTCAAAACCCCGACTTAATTGGTTTGAAAACTTTAGTAGAAGCGCTTGATCCCGAGCAAAAAAAATTAATTGACCTGCTATACTTTGGTGGATTTACCCAAGTAGAAGTGTCGGAGAAACTCGGCATTCCTTTGGGTACGGTAAAAACGCGGGCAAGAATGGCACTTTTGAATTTGAGAAAACATTTTGAATACACCACAAAATGAATGCACAGGAATATATAGAAACCGGCTTACTTGAACTCTATGTGATGGGGTCTCTTTCTAAGGAAGAGATGCTTGAAGTGGAAAGAAATGCCCAATCGAGTCCTGAAATCATGCAGGAATTTATTCGTGTGCAAAATACCTTGCTCAATTACGCGGCTGCTTTTGAATTGGCACCAAGACCACAATTACGCGCAAATATTTTAGATCGCGTTGAAAAAGATGCACGTAATTCAACTTCTTCAAACAAGGAAAATTTGGTTCACCTTAATTCGCAAAAAAGCACATCCAATTACTACAAATTCATTGCTGCTGCTTGCATACCATTAATTTTAATTAGCGGCGTAGGAAACTATACCTTTTGGAATAAATTAAAACGTGCAGAAAGTGAAATTTCGGTGTTGAATAGCAATAAGGAAGAGTTGGCTCAACAATTCAATACGGTTAAAAATTCGTATGAGCACACCTTAGGTGATGTTGCCGTATTTAGAAATACAGCGTTTAATACCATTGTTATGAAAGGCATACCTGCAATGGATTCTACGGCTTTAGCCAAAGTGTATTGGAATAAAAACACACAAGAAGTTTTTGTGGATATAAGTAATTTGCCAGTCCCTTCCGGGGATAAACAATATCAGTTGTGGGCACTCTTGGATGGAAAGCCCGTTGATGCCGGTGTATTTGAAGTGGGCGCCACAGTTAATGGCTTACAGAAAATGAAATTGATTGCCGGAGCACAAGCTTTTGCTGTTACACTAGAGCCTCGCGGGGGTAGTGTATCTCCTACTCTTTCGGCCATGTACGTTATAGGTAACGTATAGGCAATTACAAACTTCCTGTTCTTCCTCCATCCACCGGAACATTTATTCCGTTAATATATGCAGCAGCCGGACTAGCTAAAAAAGCAACAGCATTGGCAATTTCAAAGGGTTCAGCATATCGGCCTGCCGGTATTTCTGCTACCATTTCTCGTTTTAGGTCATCTAAACTTTTTCCTGTCTTTTCAGCTTTTGCTTTGTTGAGATTTACTAATCGTGCTGTATTGGTAGCACCCGGAAGCACATTGTTTACTGTTATTCCGAAAGCCCCAAGTTCAAGAGAAAGTGTTTTGGCCCAGTTGGCAACTGCTCCGCGAATGGTATTGGAAACACCTAAACCTTTGAGCGGTTGCTTTACCGAGGTTGAAATGATGTTTATGATACGTCCATAGTTCGCTACTTTCATGCCCTCAACCACCGCCTGAACTAAAATATGATTGCAAACAAGATGGTTGTAAAACGTTTGAATAAACTCATCGGTTTTTGCTGTAACAATTGGTCCGCCTTGAGGGCCTCCGGTATTATTTACTAAAATATGGGCTGTTTCTTTGCCAAGCGGAAAGCGCGACTCAATGGCTCTTTTTAAATCTAAGGGTTGTGAAAAATCCACACAAAGGTAATCGTGTGCTTGGCTGTTGCTTGCTTTCAATTCCAAAACCACTTCTTTTAAAGACGCTTCATTTCTAGCAATGAGTGTGATTGATGCCCCCATTTGCGCAAGCTCTAACGCTACTGCTTTCCCAATTCCTTGTGTGCTCCCGCAAACAATTGCTCTTTTTCCGATCAGATTTAAATCCATGTTATATTCCTTAATTTTGTCATTCAAACATAAAACATTTTCTTTACCTAAGTAATTCTAATTTAAAAAATATCTCATGGCAGTTTCACAACCTTTCAATTTGCAAAAATGGGTAGATGACAATCGACACCTATTAAAACCCCCTGTTGGCAACAAAATGGTGTATACCGGGAATAAAGATTTTATTGTGATGGTGGTTGGCGGCCCTAATTCCCGCAAGGATTACCACTTTGAAGATGGAGAAGAATTATTTTACCAACTCGAAGGCGACATCACTATAAAAACAATTCAAGACGGTAAAAATGTGGATGTTCATATTAAGGAAGGTGAAATGTTTCTTCTGCCCCCTCACATTCCCCATTCCCCGCAACGTGGCGCAAATACTGTTGGATTAGTAATTGAGCGAAACAGAGATGAAAAGGAAATTGATTCCTGCCTTTGGTTTTGCGAAAACTGTGCAGAAAAATTGCATGAGGCAGAATTTCATTTGAAAGATATTGTGGTGCAGCTTCCAAAAGTTTTTGATGCCTTTTACAACGATGTGAATTTAAGAACCTGCAAGAAATGCGGAACAGTGATGGAGCCTCCTGCAAAATTAGCTTAATTGAGTTGCAATCGTAAAGTGACTTCATTGGCGTCTTTTAGCTTCTTTCTATCACTAACAAAAGTCCTCATAACTTAAATTAAATGGCTGATTTCAGCATCGACATTCATACGCATATTTTACCCGAACACATTCCGAATTGGAAGAAGAAGTTTGGTTATGGTGGCTTTATTCATCTCGAACACCATAAACCTTGCTGTGCGCGCATGATGCAAGATGATAAATTTTTTAGGGAAGTGGAAGATAATTGTTGGAGTGCTGAAAAAAGAATACAAGAATGCAATCATCATCATGTAAATGTGCAGGTATTAAGTACTGTTCCGGTGATGTTTAGTTATTGGGCAAAACCACAAGATTGCTTGGATGTATCTCAATTTTTAAACGATCACATTGCGGAGATTATTCAACGTTATCCAAAACGATTTATTGGATTGGGTACTATTCCGTTGCAGGCTCCGGATTTGGCGATTAAAGAATTAGAGCGTTGTAAAAAAATTGGTTTAGTAGGGGTTCAAATCGGTTCCCATGTGAACGAATGGAACCTCAATGATCCAAATTTATTGCCCGTATTTCAAGCCTGTGAAGAATTAGGGATGGCTGTATTTGTGCATCCTTGGGAAATGATGGGACAAGAAAAAATGCAACGCTATTGGCTCCCTTGGCTGGTGGGTATGCCGGCTGAAACCTCGCTCGCGATTTGCTCGATGATATTTGGGGGCGTGTTTGAACGCTTGCCTAATTTACGCGTGGCATTTGCACATGGTGGCGGTTCGTTTCCTTCAACAATTGGAAGAATCGAACATGGTTTTGCATGCCGGCCTGACCTTGTAGCTATTGATAACAATGTGAATCCAAGAAACTACATCGGTAAGTTTTTTATTGACTCGTTGGTTCATGAGCCTAAAATGTTAGAATTTATTGTTGACTTATTTGGCGCCAACAGAATTGCTTTGGGCTCTGACTATCCCTTTCCCCTTGGAGAAAACGAGCCCGGCAAATTAATTCGCGATATGAATTTTGATTCAACCACTAAAGAACTACTCTTGAGTGGTTCAGCGCTGGAATGGTTGAATTTAAAACGAGATTTATTTCTACCAGCCTAGTATCCATGCAAACATAAGTGGGGCAACTATTGTTGCATCGCTTTCTACAATGAATTTTGGTGTATGTATATCCAGTTTTCCCCAAGTAATTTTTTCATTCGGTACAGCACCGGAATAAGAACCATAACTCGTGGTAGAGTCTGAAATCTGACAAAAATAGGCCCAAAATGGAACATCGTGCATTTCCATATCCTGATACAACATAGGCACAACACAAATTGGGAAATCACCGGCAATTCCTCCTCCTATTTGAAAAAAGCCAATTCCTTTTCCAGCACAATTTTCGCGATACCAGCCGGCAAGCCAAGCCATATATTCAATTCCCGATTTCATGGTACTTGCATTCAGTTCCTTTTTAATAACGTAGGAAGCAAAAATATTTCCCATCGTAGAGTCTTCCCAACCGGGAACCACAATTGGAATGTTCTTTTTTGCTGCAGCCAGCATCCAGGAATCATTGGGGTCAATTTCATAATATTGTTCAAGCACTCCGCTAAGCAACATTTTATACATAAATTCATGTGGAAAGTAGCGCTCTCCCTTATCATCTGCATCTTTCCATATTTTATGAATGTGCTTCTGCAACCTTCTAAATGCTTCTTCTTCGGGAATGCAGGTATCGGTAACTCTATTGTAATGGTTCTCCAATAAATCCCATTCTTCTTGAGGACTTAAATCGCGGTAGTTGGGAACGCGTTTATAGTGTGAGTGGGCAACCAAATTCATGATATCCTCTTCCAAATTGGCACCTGTACAGGAAATAATATCCACTTTATTTTGCCGAATCATTTCTGCAAGCGATTTTCCCAACTCCGCGGTGCTCATGGCTCCCGCAAGGGTTATCATCATTTTTCCACCATCGGTCATGTGTGCTTCATACCCTTTTGCTGCATCCACTAATGCTGCCGAGTTAAAATGCAAATAATGCTTTTCAATAAATTGCGAAATTGGTCCTTTGTTCATGCTGTTTTTTTTTGCAAAAGTAAAATTTAAAACAAGAATCAAATTTTAAATAAATTTACCCAAAAATATACCCCATATGCTTTTAACGCTTTCCACGTATTTTATCATTTTGTTTATCCTCGTTTTGATAAATAGTATTCCTGTGTTTGGGAGTCCGAGAACACGACGTTTTGGGCAAGTCCCCTCCTTGTTTTTCATCCTACTCATTGGTGCTTTTGTGGTGGTGCGCCTCATTGGTTTTTTAACTCCCGATATGTCATCCACCCAGTTAAAGCAAACCGACTTGTCGTACGACATAAACTTTAAAAAAGGAAGGATTTATACCAAACCGGAAGATGTCAAAAAAGAAAAAGCGCAATTTATCAGCAAAAATGCGATCGATTCTGAACAAAAAAAATACTATGATGCATCCAACTACATTATTAAGTTTGCTTCTGTTCAAGCGCTTTTCGTAGTGCTACTTTCTTATTGGGGGATGAAAAAGTTTGAACACCGAAACACCTATTATATTCCAAAAATCAGAAACCACAGTATTTTTTTTGTACTATGCATGTTGCTTGATTTGTTTGTTGTATAGCATGGTTACTGCTTTCAATTTTTGAGTAATGGCAATAAAGCCGGCTGCTTCACGTTTGCTTATTCCATCGGTGTTTTTTGTAACTATGCCGAACGTGTCTATCTTGTTTATCACAGCTATAGATTTTTTGGGGAATTTAGTTGTGCTTGTTGTAGCTACTGCAGAATGAAATTAAAATGGCTGTTCTTATTATGCTTGATAAACACCGCATCTATTGACGCGCAAGAGCTTTTTTCAAATCGACGAACAAAAATAATTACTATAAACCAGGACACAATTCAGCTTGACTCCTTGAGCATAGTTCCCGGAAGTGTTGTATTGACAAACGATTTAGGTTTAGTAATTCCTTCTGGAGAGTATACTTTACTTCCTGAAAGCGGGATGCTAATTTTATCCCCACAACTTTTAGCGGACACTTTGTTTAAGCGCACCCCCCTTACTAGCACCTATACTGTATTTCCATTTTTGTTTTCGAAAAGTTATCAGCACAAGGATGGTAAAGTGCTTAAGCCCAACGAAAGTGGTAAAATAAACCCCTTTATTTACACCGGTGACGAAAAGAAAAACAGCGATTTTTTTGCCTCCGAAGGATTAAATAAAAGTGGAAGCATAACCAGGGGTGTGGCATTTGGAAACAACCAAGATGTTGTTGTAAACTCGAATCTAAACCTACAATTGAGCGGAAAGCTTACGGATAAAATTGGGATTCTAGCTGCTATTGCAGATGATAACATTCCAATTCAGCCCGAAGGAAACACGCAACAACTGCAAGAGTTTGATCGTGTGTATATTCAATTTAAAGACGATAAATCACAACTCATTGCAGGAGATTTTCAGCTCACCCGACCCAATTCTTATTTTATGAATTACTTCAAAAAGTCGCAAGGGGCAAGCTTTTCAAGCACGTTTGGACTTGGAAAAACAACCGAGAAACAAAAAAGCAACAGCATGTCTGTTTCCTTAAGTGCTGCTGTATCAAAAGGAAAATTTTCACGAAATCTAATTCCGGGAGTGGAGGGAAATCAAGGCCCCTACCGCTTAACCGGAGCCGAAAATGAAGCGTATGTCATAATCCTTTCCGGTTCCGAAAAAATATTCATTGATGGGCAGCTTTTGGAACGTGGTCAAGAAAATGACTATGTTATTGATTACAACACTGCTGAAATAACATTTACTCCAAAACGAAAAATCACAAAGGACAGGCGAATTACCGCTGAGTTTCAATACAGTGATAAAAATTATGCACGGTCCTTATATGAACTCGGAAATGAATACAAAAACAAGAAGCTAGCCCTCCGCTTTCATGTATTTTCGGAACAGGATAACAAGAAGAAACCCTTGCTTCAAGACCTAAAAACAAGCGAAAAACAAGTGCTAGCCGCCATTGGCGATAGTCTTCAAAATGCGGTTGTTCCCAGCATCGATACCACAGGATATCTGCCCAACACTGTTTTATACAAGGTAGTTGACACGCTTGGCTATGTCAATGTATATGTTTACTCCACCGATTCGTCAAATGCTTTTTTTCGCTTAAGCTTTACGAATGTGGGGGTTGGAAATGGAAATTACAATCCGGTAAACACCAGTGCAAACGGAAAGGTATATCAATGGGTGGCTCCGGTTGCCGGTATAAAACAAGGAGCCTATGAGCCTGTAGTGTTACTAATTACCCCCAAGAAAAGGCAGCTCGTTACGCTAGCTGCCGATTATCAAATTTCCCGAAATTTTACATCCACCCTTGAGCTTGCTTACAGCAATTACGACAAAAATACTTTTTCCAGCCTAGCCTCTAAAGATGATGAGGGCTATGGAATTAGACTAGGTTTGCTTAAAAAAACGCCCCTTTCATCCACCGAAAGGGATACACTACATTTTGTAAGCGGTGCAACACTTGAATTCATTTCGAACTATTTTTCTCCTATAGAACGCTACCGACCTGTTGAATTTGAGCGAGATTGGAATAGGGGGTCGAGCACTATTAACAATGCGCAAACATTGGCTAGTGCTAAAATTGGAATTGAAAAAAAATCCACTGGAAATGCTTTTTATCAGTTAAACAGTTTTAGGGAGCTCGGCAATTATTCGGGCATTCAGCATCGAATTAGCTCGGACGCGACTAAACGAGGATACAATTTTTCTTCCGCTGCAAGTTTGTTGAATTCAAACAATGGAAACAGCATCAAAACATCTTATTTAAAATACAAAGCTTTGCTTTCAAAAAAAATATCGATTGTTACAATCGGCGCGGGTGTTGAACAGGAAGAAAGTAAGTTTTTTTCTAAAAAAGATTCTCTGTTTGCAAATAGTTTTCATTTTATAGAGTGGCAGGCTTTTGCAAAAAGTGCGGATACTGCTAAAACTTCTTTCGGCTTAAAATATTTAAACCGTATAGATTGGTTAAGCAATAGTGGTGATTTTAACAAGACCAGCCGTGGTCAAAGCATTGAAGCGGGTTTGGGTTTTGCAAAAAATGAAAACAGTGTGTTAAGAATCAGTGCAACGTATCGTACACTTGAAATAAAAAACAAAGCCCTCAGTCCGCAAAAGCCCGACAATTCATTGGTAAGCCGTATCGAGTATGACCTGAAATTATTTAAAGGTGTGATTTCTTCTTCCACATTTTATGAAGTAGGTTCAGGACTCGAAGTAAAAAAAGAATACTCCTTCATTAAGGTGCAGCCCGGGCAAGGCGTGTATCAATGGCTCGATTTAAATAACGATTCCATACAAGGACTGGATGAGTTTGTGGAGGCAACTTTTAAGGACAAAGCAGAGTATCTTAAAGTTTTTACGCCTACCAGCGAATTTGTTAAGACCTACAATAATCAGTTTAATGAGATTATTAATTTAAATCCGTCCAGAATATGGAGTAACAAAAAAGGTGTACGAAAATTCATTTCTTTGTTGAGTAATCAAACTGCCTACCGCATCGATCGAAAAACAAGCAACAACGACGCTGAAAAATACTTGAACCCCTTTCTGAATGAAACAAAAGATGCCGCTATTGTTACACTCAATTCGGCCTTTCGAAATACCTTTATATTTAACCGATTCAACTCTAAATTTGGCTTTGATTATTCCTACCTCCAAAACAAAAACAAATCGCTTTTAGTAAATGGAACTGAGCAACGTTCCACCATTTCAAATATCTTAAAGGCACGATGGAATATAACGCGTAAGTGGCTATTAACAAACGATGCTACAATGGGCACGAAGACAAATACCGTACAATTTTTTAGTTCGCGTAATTTTCGAATTTTAATAAAAAGCACCGAACCCACAATAAGTTTTCAACCCACCACCACCTTTCGGCTTAGTATTACCTATCAATATTCCGAAAAAAAGAATGTTCGAAACGATACAGATTCATTGCGTGAACAAGAGCTTGCATTAGGACAAAAAATTGGAACCGAATTAAAATACAGCAAAGCACAAAAGGGTAGCCTTTCGGCAAAATTTAATTATGTGTTTTTTAATTACAATGGAGCCGCTAATTCTAATGTCAGTTATGAAATGCTGGAAGGTTTACAGGCCGGTAAAAATTACACTTGGAATTTGATATATCAGCAAACACTTGCCAATAATATTCAATTAAATTTAAGCTATGATGGTCGTAAATCCGGTAGTAATAAAATGGTGCATGTGGGGAATGTGCAGGTGAGGGCCTTCTTTTAGTTTATCCCGCCTTCAACACATGTAGGATTGAATCAGTCAAGAAATTTTTTCCAATTCGTAAGTTTATCCAAAACAAGTCCTTCTCTAAAAGCCATTTATCGAGGAAATTCATTATTTTTACGCCTCAATTTTTTATAAATACGGCTGTATGATAATAGAAAGTAAAAAAGTGGTATCGGTAAATTACCACTTAACTGTTAAGGAAAATAACCAGGAAGTGCTGGTAGAAAAAACTGATTCAGAACATCCTTTTGTGTTTTTGTATGGCGCTGGTGGACTGCTGGAAGCCTTTGAAAGTAATTTAAAGGGCAAAAAAGTAGGCGATAGTTTTGATTTTAACATTGAAGCTGAAAACGGCTATGGATTAGTGGATGAAGATAGCATTGTGACTATTCCCATTGAGGCTTTTCAAGCAGAAGATGGCTCCATTGACGAGGATATGGTTAAAGTTGGAAACACCTTACCAATGACCGACAATGAAGGAAACCGCATGCAAGGTGTTGTGGATGAAATTACTGAAACCCATATTCGTATGGATTTTAATCATCCGCTTGCGGGACAAGACTTACGTTTTAAAGGAACGGTATTAGATATTCGTGAAGCAAGCGCTGAAGAGCTTTCTCACGGACACGTGCATGGGCCACATGGGCACCATCATTAAAAAAAGTTAAAAGCCTTTTACTTTAAAAACATAAGGCAATAAACATTCGAACTTGTTGTTTGTTCTTCGTTTTTAACACTTTATAAATGGAAATTAAAGCCGGACCCCTTCTCGAAACAATTGAGTATCCTGCAGATTTGAAAAGACTGGATGAAAGCCAGTTGAAACAAGTTTGTGATGAATTGCGTCAGTTTATTATTGATGTGGTTTCGGTTAAAGGTGGGCACTTTGGGGCGAGTTTGGGGGTGGTTGAACTTTCAGTTGCCTTGCATTATGTGTTTAATACTCCTTACGATCAATTGGTGTGGGATGTAGGACACCAGGCCTATGGACACAAAATCTTAACCGGCCGCAGAAAGGTATTTCACACCAATCGCATCTACAAAGGAATTAGTGGATTTCCCAAACGAAGCGAAAGCGAATACGATACTTTTGGTGTGGGTCACTCCTCTACTTCTATTTCAGCAGCATTGGGGATGGCAGTTGCATCTCATTACAAAGGCGAAAAAGATCGTCAGCACATTGCTGTTATTGGTGATGGTGCGATGACAGCCGGATTGGCTTTTGAAGGATTAAATCATGCCGGTGTCGAAAACTCCAACTTGTTGGTGGTGCTTAACGACAACTGCATGAGTATTGATCCAAATGTGGGCGCCCTAAAAGAATATTTAACCGACATTACTACCTCACATACTTATAACAAAGCTAAGGATGAGGTTTGGAAATTACTGGGTAAAATCAGCAAGTTTGGACCAAATGCCCAAGAAATTGCTTCCAAAATCGAAAACGGAATAAAAGCCACTTTGCTCCGACAAAGTAACCTGTTTGAATCCTTAAAATTTCGTTATTTCGGACCGGTTGATGGGCACGATGTGGAGCGTTTGGCAAAAGTACTGGCCGATTTAAAAGACATTCCGGGACCAAAAATATTACACATTTTAACCGTTAAAGGCAAGGGCTATAAATTTAGCGAAGAGGGCAATCAAACCACCTGGCATGCTCCGGGCTTGTTTAATAAGGATACCGGCGAAATTGTAAAAGTGGTTCCAACTGCACCTCAGCCCCCTAAATACCAAGATGTTTTTGGCCACACTATTGTGGAATTGGCCGAGAAAAATAATAAAATTGTGGGCATCACTCCTGCTATGCCAAGTGGCTGTTCACTAAACATTATGATGAAGGCAATGCCCGATCGTGCATTTGACGTGGGAATTGCAGAACAACATGCCGTTACTTTTTCGGCAGGATTAGCCACACAAGGCTTAGTACCTTTTTGCAATATTTACTCCAGCTTTATGCAAAGGGCCTACGATCAGGTGGTACACGATGTGGCCCTTCAAAATTTAAATGTTGTATTTTGTTTAGATAGAGGTGGGTTTGCCGGTGCCGATGGGGCTACACATCATGGGGCTTATGATTTGGCTTATTTCCGTTGCATACCCAATATGGTTGTTTCATCTCCTATGAACGAAGAAGAATTACGCAACCTGATGTTTACCGCACAGCTTGAAAATAAAGGTCCGTTTAGTATTCGTTACCCCCGTGGAAATGGTGTGATGCCGGAATGGAAAACACCCTTAAGAGAGCTGCAAATAGGCAAAGGGCGCAAACTCAGCAATGGAAACGATATTGCAATTTTAACCATTGGTCATCCCGGAAATTTTGTAGCTAAAGCTTGCGCAGACTTGCAAGCCGATGGAATAACGGCTGCACATTACGACATGCGCTTTGCTAAACCCATAGATGAAATATTGTTGCACGAAGTGTTCTCCAAATTTAACCGCGTTATTACTGTTGAAGACGGTTGCATAATTGGAGGTATGGGCAGTGCCGTTGTTGAATTTATGGCCGAAAATGGATATGCTGCACAAGTAAAACGACTCGGAATACCCGATAGATACATCCACCACGGCGAACAAAAAGAACTGTGGGCCGAATGTGGATTTGATGCTGCCGGAATTGCTGCTACTGCTAAAGAGATGCTTGCTGAAAAAAGAGCGAGTATGGTGGGGTGATAAGCAAGAAATACCTAATTAGCAGTTTTCTTATCGCTGGTAAAAAACATTTCTTTCATTTTGATATTTTGGCATTTTCATAATTGATCTGTGATACAGAGAAAATAATCTTTATAAGCGCGTAAATTACATAATGGGTAAGTTCGAATAAATGGACCTTATTTCATTATCTCAAAGACAAGATAAAAGTATTGGAAAAATCGCTACTTTTAGTCAATTATTTTGATTCCGCAAAAACCAAAATAATTTAACTTGGGAAATCTTTTTAAGAAAA
The sequence above is a segment of the Bacteroidota bacterium genome. Coding sequences within it:
- a CDS encoding 1-deoxy-D-xylulose-5-phosphate synthase, which codes for MEIKAGPLLETIEYPADLKRLDESQLKQVCDELRQFIIDVVSVKGGHFGASLGVVELSVALHYVFNTPYDQLVWDVGHQAYGHKILTGRRKVFHTNRIYKGISGFPKRSESEYDTFGVGHSSTSISAALGMAVASHYKGEKDRQHIAVIGDGAMTAGLAFEGLNHAGVENSNLLVVLNDNCMSIDPNVGALKEYLTDITTSHTYNKAKDEVWKLLGKISKFGPNAQEIASKIENGIKATLLRQSNLFESLKFRYFGPVDGHDVERLAKVLADLKDIPGPKILHILTVKGKGYKFSEEGNQTTWHAPGLFNKDTGEIVKVVPTAPQPPKYQDVFGHTIVELAEKNNKIVGITPAMPSGCSLNIMMKAMPDRAFDVGIAEQHAVTFSAGLATQGLVPFCNIYSSFMQRAYDQVVHDVALQNLNVVFCLDRGGFAGADGATHHGAYDLAYFRCIPNMVVSSPMNEEELRNLMFTAQLENKGPFSIRYPRGNGVMPEWKTPLRELQIGKGRKLSNGNDIAILTIGHPGNFVAKACADLQADGITAAHYDMRFAKPIDEILLHEVFSKFNRVITVEDGCIIGGMGSAVVEFMAENGYAAQVKRLGIPDRYIHHGEQKELWAECGFDAAGIAATAKEMLAEKRASMVG